A genomic segment from Microbulbifer elongatus encodes:
- a CDS encoding gamma carbonic anhydrase family protein encodes MLYRLGDKQPTLEGEGHYIAPGARVIGDVRMLPHSSVWFNAVIRGDNDRITIGERANIQDGSVLHTDPGVPLTVGTGVTVGHKVTLHGCQIGEYSLVGMNAVVLNGAKIGRCCIIGANALVTENAEVPDFSLVLGSPGKVVKTLDESTFELLKASSEIYVANGRRFAEELVEV; translated from the coding sequence ATGCTGTACAGGTTGGGCGATAAGCAGCCGACCCTTGAAGGCGAGGGCCATTACATTGCGCCCGGTGCTCGGGTGATTGGCGATGTGCGGATGCTGCCCCACAGTTCGGTGTGGTTCAACGCGGTGATCCGCGGGGACAATGACCGGATTACGATTGGTGAGCGGGCGAATATCCAGGACGGTTCTGTGTTGCATACGGACCCGGGTGTGCCATTGACGGTGGGCACTGGGGTGACGGTGGGGCACAAGGTGACGTTGCACGGCTGCCAGATTGGTGAGTATTCGCTGGTGGGGATGAATGCGGTGGTGTTAAACGGGGCCAAGATTGGTCGCTGTTGCATTATCGGGGCGAATGCGCTGGTGACGGAGAATGCGGAGGTTCCGGATTTTTCGCTGGTGCTGGGGAGCCCGGGTAAGGTGGTGAAGACGCTGGATGAGTCGACGTTTGAGTTGCTGAAGGCGAGTAGTGAGATTTATGTGGCCAACGGTCGGCGGTTTGCGGAAGAGTTGGTCGAGGTCTGA
- a CDS encoding ABCB family ABC transporter ATP-binding protein/permease gives MPRPKSAVALQDVHWSALKTLFPYLLEFKRPVILALLCLVGAKAASVGLPFLLKHIVDDLDGAGGVASAMALPLGLLLAYGFVRFSSVLFGELRDTIFGRVTERAQRRVGLEVFQHLHRLDLDYHLNRRTGGLSRDIERGNSGIGFLMRFMVFNIVPTLVEILMVVGLLWWNYSVSFALLVLGAVAAYIGFSVVATEWRTGFVRELNQAESRSSSRAVDSLLNYETVKYFGNEQHEARHYDRELATWEKARRKNRLSLLGLNAGQALIIAAAMCGAMVMAAVNVTRGDMTIGDFVLINAVMMQIFIPLNFLGFVYREMKGALANIEKMFSILEVKPAIENAPRASELDIQRGAIEFRDVHFGYTPQREILKGVSFRVAPKQKVAIVGASGAGKSTLFKLLFRFYDVDRGSILVDGQDVREVCQESLRSAIGVVPQDTVLFNQSILENVRYGRVDATDDEVREAIRHAQLDSFIAQLPEGVHTTVGERGLKLSGGEKQRVAIARAILKHPPIMVFDEATSSLDSHSEQGILHALQEIAREQTTLVIAHRLSTVVDADLILVMDQGQVVEQGSHRDLIAAEGHYATLWRMQQQERAAQIGEDATPQVT, from the coding sequence ATGCCCAGACCCAAGTCCGCCGTCGCTCTGCAAGATGTCCACTGGAGTGCGCTCAAAACCCTGTTCCCCTATCTGCTGGAGTTCAAGCGTCCGGTTATTCTGGCGCTGCTGTGCCTGGTGGGTGCCAAGGCCGCCAGTGTCGGGCTGCCTTTCCTGCTCAAGCATATTGTCGATGACCTGGACGGTGCCGGCGGTGTCGCGTCGGCCATGGCGTTGCCACTGGGGCTGCTGCTGGCCTATGGCTTTGTCCGGTTTTCCTCGGTGCTTTTCGGCGAGCTGCGGGACACGATTTTCGGGCGCGTGACCGAGCGCGCCCAGCGCCGGGTCGGGCTGGAAGTATTTCAGCACCTGCACCGGCTGGATCTGGATTACCACCTGAATCGCCGTACCGGTGGCCTATCTCGGGATATCGAGCGGGGCAATTCCGGCATTGGGTTTCTGATGCGGTTTATGGTGTTCAACATCGTGCCCACACTGGTGGAAATCCTGATGGTGGTGGGGTTGCTGTGGTGGAATTACAGCGTCAGTTTTGCGCTGCTGGTACTCGGTGCTGTCGCCGCGTACATCGGCTTCTCGGTGGTTGCAACGGAGTGGCGCACGGGATTTGTTCGGGAATTGAACCAGGCGGAATCCCGCAGCAGTAGCCGCGCAGTGGACAGCCTGCTGAACTACGAGACGGTAAAATATTTCGGCAACGAACAGCACGAAGCCCGCCATTACGATCGCGAGCTGGCCACCTGGGAGAAAGCGCGACGCAAGAACCGACTGTCCCTGCTTGGACTGAATGCGGGGCAGGCTTTGATTATCGCCGCGGCCATGTGTGGCGCCATGGTCATGGCCGCTGTCAATGTCACCCGCGGCGACATGACCATCGGTGACTTTGTGCTGATCAATGCGGTGATGATGCAGATTTTCATTCCACTCAATTTTCTTGGTTTTGTGTATCGCGAAATGAAAGGTGCACTGGCAAATATCGAGAAAATGTTTTCCATTCTCGAAGTGAAGCCGGCCATCGAGAATGCGCCCAGGGCCAGTGAACTGGATATCCAGCGGGGCGCCATCGAATTTCGCGATGTCCATTTTGGTTACACCCCGCAGCGGGAGATTCTGAAGGGGGTCAGCTTTCGTGTGGCGCCCAAGCAGAAGGTAGCGATTGTGGGAGCGAGTGGCGCCGGTAAGTCCACCCTGTTCAAGCTGCTTTTCCGGTTCTATGACGTCGACCGGGGCAGTATTCTGGTGGATGGACAGGATGTGCGCGAGGTCTGTCAGGAGTCTCTTCGCAGCGCCATCGGCGTCGTGCCGCAGGATACGGTGTTGTTCAATCAGTCCATTCTGGAAAATGTGCGCTATGGCCGTGTGGATGCCACGGACGACGAAGTCCGGGAAGCCATTCGCCACGCACAATTGGACAGTTTTATCGCACAGCTTCCCGAAGGCGTGCACACCACCGTCGGTGAGCGCGGCCTGAAACTCTCGGGGGGCGAAAAACAGCGTGTTGCCATTGCCCGCGCCATTCTCAAGCATCCCCCGATTATGGTATTTGACGAGGCGACCTCCAGTCTCGACAGTCATTCGGAGCAGGGCATTCTGCACGCCCTGCAGGAGATCGCCAGGGAGCAGACCACTCTGGTGATTGCGCACCGCCTGTCTACCGTGGTGGATGCGGATCTGATTCTGGTAATGGATCAGGGGCAGGTGGTGGAGCAGGGGAGCCATCGGGATCTGATCGCGGCAGAGGGGCACTATGCCACACTGTGGCGGATGCAGCAGCAGGAAAGGGCGGCACAGATCGGGGAGGACGCGACGCCGCAGGTTACCTGA
- a CDS encoding DUF1289 domain-containing protein, translating to MAESDWSKVKDKEPEAAFAFPVKSPCVSVCALNRDDICEGCFRSGTEISQWGRMSNAQKKQVLSLCHERAVEMKRVWWSD from the coding sequence ATGGCCGAGAGTGATTGGAGCAAGGTGAAGGACAAAGAGCCGGAGGCTGCGTTTGCGTTTCCGGTGAAGTCGCCCTGTGTTTCCGTTTGTGCATTGAATCGCGATGATATCTGTGAAGGGTGTTTTCGTTCCGGGACTGAGATCAGTCAGTGGGGGCGGATGTCTAACGCTCAGAAAAAGCAGGTATTGAGTTTGTGCCATGAGCGGGCGGTGGAAATGAAGCGGGTATGGTGGTCGGACTGA
- a CDS encoding methylated-DNA--[protein]-cysteine S-methyltransferase: MICYEIYPSTFGELGIAASESGLVGIDLQAGKRPLPVRDGWQRGASALTDRAAEQLAAYFGGEIQAFDLPLDAGGTPFQQSVWRALCAIPYGETRSYRELAAAIGNPKAVRAVARANGANPLSIVVPCHRVIGADGTLTGYAGGLEMKARLLALEGALIG, from the coding sequence GTGATCTGCTACGAAATCTACCCCAGTACCTTTGGTGAACTCGGTATCGCTGCCAGTGAATCCGGGCTGGTGGGTATTGACCTGCAGGCGGGCAAGCGACCGCTGCCGGTGCGGGATGGTTGGCAGCGGGGGGCGAGTGCATTGACGGACAGGGCCGCCGAGCAGCTGGCCGCTTATTTTGGTGGTGAGATTCAGGCGTTCGATCTGCCACTGGACGCCGGCGGTACTCCGTTTCAGCAGTCCGTGTGGCGGGCGCTCTGCGCCATCCCCTATGGCGAGACCCGCAGCTACCGGGAACTGGCGGCGGCGATCGGCAATCCCAAAGCCGTGCGCGCGGTGGCGCGGGCCAACGGAGCCAATCCGCTGTCGATCGTGGTGCCCTGTCACCGGGTGATTGGCGCAGATGGCACGCTGACGGGCTATGCGGGCGGGCTGGAGATGAAGGCGCGCCTGCTGGCATTGGAGGGGGCGTTGATTGGCTGA
- a CDS encoding DNA-3-methyladenine glycosylase 2, producing MRPDPDLCHSARLARDKRFDGRFYTAVKTTGIFCRPICPARPPLEKNVEYFATAAEAAAAGYRPCLRCRPDAAPGSPAWGLVSTTVQRALKLMRGERESLSVEQLAARLGITSRYLRKLFSEHVGLSPLQVWQTERALFAFGLLRDTSLPVGDIAFAAGFNSLRRFNGVFKEIYQRTPSEVRRESASAKPRERGVKSIRFYLSYRPPFDWPALLAFFAARTLPGVEQVNIADDPERGEYQRSFELLGQRGLLRVAHEPEKGRLRVSVYGDGCGAVLYPLRENLRRLFDLDADSDQIRGHLEADPLLKEVLKTAPGVRLPGAWDPFEYTLRAILGQQISVAAATTIAGRVASRYGEPFSGPEGEPLLLFPTAEQLRDADFSDIGVTRARANTLQTFVAATLNGEIDFTVPDLETFCEQMTALPGIGDWTAHYTAMRGLSMPDAFPASDLGILIALGKAEGGEERKATRKQALARAEAWRPWRAYAALLLWQSLKAKPQTKPKPKPNPNKRSCK from the coding sequence GTGCGACCTGATCCAGACCTATGCCACAGTGCGCGCCTCGCCCGCGACAAGCGCTTTGACGGGCGCTTCTATACCGCGGTGAAGACCACCGGAATTTTCTGCCGCCCCATCTGCCCGGCGCGCCCGCCGCTGGAAAAGAATGTGGAGTATTTCGCAACCGCCGCAGAAGCGGCAGCGGCGGGGTATCGTCCCTGTCTGCGCTGCCGGCCCGATGCAGCCCCCGGAAGTCCGGCCTGGGGACTGGTTTCCACCACCGTGCAGCGGGCGCTGAAACTGATGCGCGGGGAGAGGGAATCTCTGTCCGTCGAGCAGCTCGCCGCACGTCTTGGTATCACCAGCCGGTATCTGCGCAAACTTTTTTCCGAGCATGTAGGGCTCAGTCCGCTGCAGGTGTGGCAGACGGAGCGGGCGTTGTTTGCTTTCGGCCTGTTGCGGGATACCAGTCTGCCGGTGGGGGACATCGCCTTTGCCGCGGGTTTCAATAGCCTGCGACGCTTCAATGGGGTATTCAAGGAGATCTATCAACGTACGCCGAGCGAGGTTCGTCGCGAATCGGCGTCAGCGAAGCCCCGCGAGCGGGGTGTCAAATCTATCCGGTTCTATCTGAGCTATCGGCCCCCGTTTGACTGGCCGGCGCTGCTTGCGTTCTTTGCTGCGCGTACCCTCCCCGGTGTGGAGCAGGTGAATATCGCCGATGACCCGGAGCGGGGGGAGTACCAGCGCAGTTTCGAGCTGCTTGGCCAGCGCGGCCTGTTGCGGGTGGCGCACGAGCCGGAAAAAGGGCGCTTGCGGGTTAGCGTGTACGGCGACGGTTGTGGTGCGGTGCTCTATCCCCTGCGGGAGAATCTGCGCCGCCTGTTTGACCTGGATGCGGACAGTGATCAAATCCGCGGTCATCTGGAGGCGGACCCGTTACTCAAAGAGGTATTGAAGACGGCGCCCGGGGTACGCCTGCCAGGTGCCTGGGATCCGTTTGAGTACACGCTGCGTGCGATCCTCGGCCAGCAGATTTCGGTGGCCGCGGCCACCACCATTGCCGGGCGGGTGGCGAGCCGCTACGGCGAGCCATTCAGCGGGCCCGAGGGAGAGCCGCTGTTGTTGTTCCCTACTGCGGAGCAGCTGCGCGACGCGGACTTCTCCGATATCGGTGTCACCCGCGCACGGGCTAACACCCTGCAGACGTTTGTTGCGGCCACATTGAATGGCGAAATCGATTTCACTGTGCCGGATCTCGAGACATTCTGCGAGCAGATGACCGCACTCCCCGGCATCGGCGACTGGACCGCCCATTACACCGCCATGCGCGGCCTCTCCATGCCGGACGCCTTTCCCGCATCGGACCTGGGAATCCTGATCGCCCTGGGTAAAGCCGAGGGCGGCGAGGAGCGCAAGGCTACGCGGAAACAGGCCCTGGCCCGCGCCGAAGCCTGGCGTCCCTGGCGGGCCTACGCCGCACTGTTGCTGTGGCAGTCCCTCAAGGCCAAACCTCAAACGAAACCCAAACCTAAACCCAACCCGAATAAGAGGTCTTGCAAGTGA
- a CDS encoding acetyl-CoA carboxylase carboxyltransferase subunit alpha, with amino-acid sequence MNFSFLEFEQPIAELESKIKELQHVGDDNDLNIAEEITRLREKSEKLTESLYSDLSPWQIVQVARHPQRPYAKDYIERIFTDWDELHGDRHFGDDKAIIAGIGRLEGRPVAVIGEEKGRSVNEKVKRNFGMPKPEGYRKAQRVMEMAERFKMPVLTLIDTPGAYPGIDSEERGISEAIAKNLAVMSRLRTPIICTVIGEGSSGGALAIGVGDQLNMLQYSTYFVISPEGCANIIWKTVEKAPLAAEAMGVTSSVLEELGIVDETLPEPLGGAHRDPDLMAARLRDRLSEQLDKLTAVPLDELLEKRYQRLMSYGNVVS; translated from the coding sequence ATGAACTTCAGTTTTCTCGAGTTTGAACAGCCGATTGCGGAACTGGAAAGCAAGATCAAGGAGCTTCAGCACGTCGGGGACGACAACGATCTGAACATTGCGGAAGAGATCACCCGTCTGCGGGAAAAGAGCGAGAAGCTCACCGAGTCGCTGTATTCCGACCTTTCTCCCTGGCAGATCGTGCAGGTGGCCCGCCACCCGCAGCGTCCTTACGCCAAGGACTATATCGAGCGTATTTTCACCGATTGGGATGAGCTGCACGGCGACCGTCACTTCGGCGACGACAAGGCGATCATCGCGGGTATCGGCCGCCTGGAAGGCCGTCCGGTGGCGGTGATCGGTGAGGAGAAGGGCCGCAGTGTCAACGAGAAGGTGAAGCGCAACTTTGGTATGCCGAAGCCCGAGGGTTACCGTAAGGCACAGCGCGTCATGGAGATGGCGGAACGCTTCAAGATGCCGGTGCTGACCCTGATCGACACTCCGGGGGCCTATCCGGGTATCGACAGTGAGGAGCGCGGTATCTCCGAGGCGATTGCGAAGAATCTCGCGGTGATGTCTCGCCTGCGCACGCCGATCATCTGTACGGTGATTGGTGAGGGCTCTTCCGGTGGTGCGCTGGCGATCGGTGTGGGTGACCAGCTGAATATGCTGCAGTACTCCACCTACTTTGTGATTTCGCCGGAAGGCTGCGCGAACATTATCTGGAAGACTGTGGAGAAGGCGCCGCTGGCGGCGGAGGCCATGGGGGTGACTTCCAGTGTGCTCGAAGAGCTAGGCATCGTGGATGAGACGCTGCCAGAGCCGCTGGGCGGTGCGCACCGGGACCCGGATCTGATGGCGGCGCGCCTGCGGGATCGTCTGTCAGAGCAGCTGGACAAGCTTACCGCTGTGCCTCTGGATGAGCTGCTGGAAAAACGCTACCAGCGCCTGATGAGTTACGGCAACGTGGTGAGCTGA
- a CDS encoding dipeptidyl-peptidase 3 family protein, with protein MKSAFFAASALALAMVAGCSSDEKSTATSESAVPVESTAQQGADAGQKMAQPDTGPQAGGIAKGVDPSRFNIYAPVELNADLSALSDNQRQMIGKLIDASKIMDQLFWLQSYGPAQELLSGIDDSAARKFADINYGPWDRLNDNKPFIEGYGDKPLGAEFYPEDMTKQEFENWKQPGKEGLYSLVRRDSNGKLMLVPYSEAYKTELEKASALLREAAELAEDQDFSAYLKLRADALLDDQFRDSDMAWMDMKDNRIDVVIGPIENYEDQLFAYRTAYESYVLLKDMAWSEKLSKFAAFLPELQRGLPVDDKYKAETPGTDSDLNAYDVLYYAGHSNAGSKTIAINLPNDEEVQLKKGTRRLQLKNAMRAKFDQILVPISGVLIAEDQRKHITFDAFFGNTMFHEVAHGLGIKKTVTDGANVRQALKETSSALEEGKADILGLYMITKLHEKGEIEEGELMDNYVTFLAGIFRSVRFGAASAHGKANMMRFNFFKQEGAFTRDEATGQYSVDFDKMQAAMTKLSNLILTIQGDGDYKKSKDLLDNMGVVGAELQADLDRLKDANIPVDVTFIQGKEVLGIQ; from the coding sequence ATGAAATCTGCATTTTTTGCCGCATCGGCTCTGGCGCTGGCCATGGTTGCCGGCTGTTCTTCTGACGAAAAATCCACCGCTACTTCGGAATCCGCAGTACCCGTAGAGAGTACTGCACAACAGGGAGCCGACGCCGGGCAGAAAATGGCTCAACCGGACACCGGTCCCCAGGCTGGTGGTATTGCAAAAGGCGTGGACCCTTCCCGCTTCAACATTTACGCGCCGGTGGAGTTGAATGCAGATCTCTCCGCCCTGTCTGACAACCAGCGTCAGATGATCGGCAAGCTGATCGATGCCAGTAAAATCATGGATCAGCTGTTCTGGTTACAGTCCTACGGTCCGGCCCAGGAGCTGCTGAGTGGCATCGACGATAGCGCCGCACGCAAGTTCGCCGACATCAATTACGGCCCCTGGGATCGACTCAACGACAACAAGCCGTTTATTGAAGGCTACGGTGACAAACCGCTGGGTGCCGAGTTCTACCCGGAAGACATGACCAAACAGGAATTTGAGAACTGGAAGCAGCCGGGGAAAGAAGGCCTTTACTCACTGGTACGTCGCGACAGTAACGGCAAGCTGATGCTGGTGCCATACAGCGAGGCCTACAAGACCGAGCTGGAGAAAGCCTCTGCGCTGCTGCGTGAAGCGGCGGAGCTGGCGGAAGATCAGGATTTTTCCGCCTATCTGAAACTCCGCGCCGACGCGCTGCTGGACGACCAGTTCCGTGACAGCGATATGGCGTGGATGGATATGAAAGACAACCGCATCGACGTGGTGATCGGTCCCATCGAAAATTACGAAGATCAACTCTTTGCCTACCGCACAGCGTACGAGTCCTATGTGCTGCTGAAAGATATGGCGTGGAGCGAAAAACTGTCCAAGTTCGCCGCCTTCCTGCCAGAGTTGCAGCGCGGCCTGCCGGTAGACGACAAGTACAAGGCGGAAACCCCGGGAACCGATTCCGATCTGAACGCTTACGACGTGCTCTACTACGCAGGCCACAGTAATGCCGGCTCCAAGACCATCGCCATCAACCTGCCGAACGACGAAGAAGTCCAGCTGAAAAAAGGTACCCGCCGCCTGCAGCTGAAGAACGCCATGCGCGCGAAGTTCGACCAGATCCTGGTGCCCATCAGCGGCGTGTTGATCGCGGAAGACCAGCGTAAGCACATCACCTTCGATGCCTTCTTCGGTAACACCATGTTCCACGAAGTGGCCCACGGCCTGGGCATCAAGAAAACCGTCACCGATGGCGCCAATGTGCGTCAGGCCCTGAAGGAAACCTCGTCCGCGCTGGAAGAGGGCAAGGCGGATATCCTCGGTCTTTACATGATCACCAAGCTGCACGAAAAAGGGGAGATCGAAGAAGGTGAACTGATGGACAACTACGTCACCTTTCTCGCCGGTATTTTCCGCAGCGTCCGCTTCGGTGCCGCCAGTGCCCACGGCAAGGCCAATATGATGCGCTTCAACTTCTTCAAACAGGAAGGCGCGTTTACCCGCGATGAAGCCACCGGGCAGTACAGTGTCGACTTCGACAAGATGCAGGCGGCGATGACCAAACTGTCAAACCTGATCCTGACCATCCAGGGTGACGGCGACTACAAAAAGTCCAAGGACCTGCTCGATAATATGGGCGTGGTCGGTGCCGAGTTGCAGGCGGATCTGGATCGACTGAAAGACGCCAATATTCCGGTGGATGTCACCTTCATTCAGGGTAAGGAAGTGCTGGGTATCCAGTGA
- the dnaE gene encoding DNA polymerase III subunit alpha — MTQPFVHLRIHTEYSLIDGLVRIKPLVARVAELEMPAVAITDQTNFYGQVKFYKGCMGAGVKPITGADFWLKEGGEEQPTLLTLYAMNTTGYRNITELISRAWMEGQYHGHAFVEREWIEEASEGVLMLSGAKYGDVGRALIAGRNAQAESLAQEWERIFPGRYYLELQRTGRSGDEEYLHAAVALAGKLNLPVVATNDVRFLEDSEFEAHEVRVCIREGRALDDPRRERRYSSEQYLRTPEEMQALFKDIPEALENTVEIARRCSAPIQLGKYFLPQFPIPEGMTENEFFEKISFDGLYERLEFILDKNAPDYEARKKVYEDRLRFELDIVIQMGFPGYFLIVMDFIQWAKDHDIPVGPGRGSGAGSLIAYSQKITDLDPLQYDLLFERFLNPERVSMPDFDVDFCMEKRDQVISYVADHYGRDAVSQIITFGTMAAKAVVRDVARVQGKSYGLADKLSKMIPADPGMTLAKAFEQEEVLREFLENDEEGQEIWEMALQLEGVARNVGKHAGGVVIAPTKLTDFAPLYCDETGAGLVTQFDKNDVEDAGLVKFDFLGLRTLTIIDWAKAMVDEQRAREGKEPLVIEALPLDDPETYAMIKRAETTAVFQLESRGMKDLIKRLQPDNLEDMIALVALFRPGPLQSGMVDDFINRKHGRAQVAYPDAKYQHEKLKPILEPTYGVIVYQEQVMQIAQELAGYTLGGADMLRRAMGKKKPEEMAKQRATFEQGAKEQGVDPDLAIKIFDLVEKFAGYGFNKSHSAAYALVSYQTAWLKAHYPAQFMAATMSSDMDKTDKVVTFIEECRAMKLDLVPPDVNLGTYQFSVDVDNRIIYGLGAIKGLGEGPIDNIIAEREQNGPFTDLFDFCSRIDPRKVNKRALEALVRSGALDSIGPDTHSADGLDYSRAVLFNALDEAVKSAEQQSKNDSAGMMDLFGEVVRSASDGDVYEDFRSARPWSIRERLEGEKNTLGLYLTGHPIDEYEDELKHLVKARIADLKPGRENQKVAGLCVGMRVMKTKRGDSMAIVTLDDRSARIEAAVFSEAFGEHREKLVKDALLVLEGSISHDDYSGGLKMSVNSVSTLDDLRRGSVIGVTLKIDSAQALPKMGQRLSACLRPYVGGSCPVLVEVERSDARGTFRLADEWKVEPNDQLIQSLREVIGRERVQLNYNQRQ; from the coding sequence ATGACCCAACCCTTCGTACATTTAAGAATCCACACCGAATATTCCCTGATCGACGGCCTGGTGCGTATCAAGCCATTGGTTGCCCGTGTTGCCGAGCTGGAGATGCCGGCGGTGGCGATTACGGATCAGACGAATTTCTACGGCCAGGTGAAGTTTTATAAAGGCTGTATGGGCGCCGGGGTGAAGCCGATTACCGGGGCCGATTTCTGGTTGAAGGAGGGTGGGGAAGAGCAGCCTACGCTGTTGACGCTGTATGCCATGAACACCACGGGCTACCGCAATATTACCGAGCTGATTTCCCGCGCCTGGATGGAAGGGCAGTACCACGGGCATGCATTCGTGGAGCGGGAGTGGATCGAGGAGGCATCGGAAGGTGTGTTGATGCTTTCCGGGGCCAAGTATGGCGATGTGGGCCGGGCGTTGATTGCCGGGCGGAACGCGCAGGCGGAGTCCCTGGCGCAGGAGTGGGAGCGAATTTTCCCGGGGCGTTACTACCTTGAACTGCAACGTACCGGACGCTCAGGGGATGAAGAGTATTTGCACGCGGCGGTTGCGCTGGCGGGCAAGCTGAATCTGCCGGTGGTGGCGACCAATGATGTGCGGTTCCTGGAAGACAGCGAATTTGAAGCCCATGAGGTGCGGGTGTGTATCCGTGAGGGTCGTGCGCTGGATGATCCCCGCCGGGAGCGTCGCTATTCATCCGAGCAGTATCTGCGCACACCGGAAGAGATGCAGGCGCTGTTCAAGGATATTCCGGAAGCTCTGGAGAACACGGTGGAAATTGCACGCCGTTGTTCCGCGCCGATCCAGCTGGGTAAATACTTCCTGCCACAGTTCCCGATTCCGGAGGGGATGACGGAGAACGAGTTCTTCGAAAAGATTTCCTTCGACGGTCTCTACGAGCGCCTGGAATTTATCCTCGACAAGAATGCGCCGGATTACGAAGCGCGTAAGAAAGTTTACGAAGACCGCCTGCGCTTCGAGCTGGATATCGTTATCCAGATGGGGTTCCCCGGTTACTTCCTGATCGTGATGGACTTTATCCAGTGGGCCAAGGATCACGATATTCCGGTGGGCCCGGGGCGGGGTTCCGGTGCGGGTTCGTTGATTGCCTACTCACAGAAAATTACCGACCTGGATCCGCTGCAATACGACCTGCTGTTCGAGCGATTCCTGAACCCGGAACGGGTTTCCATGCCCGACTTCGACGTCGACTTCTGTATGGAGAAGCGGGATCAGGTCATCAGCTACGTGGCGGATCATTACGGCCGCGACGCGGTGAGCCAGATCATCACCTTCGGTACCATGGCCGCGAAGGCGGTGGTGCGGGATGTGGCGCGGGTGCAGGGCAAGTCGTACGGGCTTGCGGACAAGCTCTCGAAAATGATTCCGGCGGATCCGGGGATGACTCTCGCCAAGGCGTTCGAGCAGGAAGAAGTGCTGCGGGAGTTCCTCGAAAACGACGAGGAAGGCCAGGAAATCTGGGAGATGGCGCTGCAGCTGGAAGGTGTGGCGCGGAACGTGGGTAAGCACGCCGGTGGTGTGGTGATCGCTCCCACCAAGCTCACCGATTTTGCCCCGCTCTACTGTGACGAGACCGGTGCGGGTCTGGTGACCCAGTTCGACAAGAACGACGTGGAAGACGCGGGCCTGGTGAAGTTCGACTTCTTGGGGCTGCGGACCCTGACCATCATCGACTGGGCCAAGGCGATGGTGGACGAGCAGCGCGCACGGGAGGGCAAAGAGCCACTGGTGATCGAGGCGCTGCCCCTGGACGACCCCGAAACCTACGCCATGATCAAGCGCGCTGAGACTACCGCGGTATTCCAGCTGGAATCCCGGGGTATGAAGGACCTGATCAAGCGCCTGCAGCCGGACAACCTTGAGGATATGATCGCCCTGGTGGCCCTGTTCCGCCCGGGCCCGCTGCAGTCGGGCATGGTGGACGACTTCATCAACCGGAAACACGGCCGCGCGCAGGTGGCCTACCCGGATGCGAAGTACCAGCACGAGAAACTCAAGCCGATCCTGGAGCCCACTTACGGGGTAATTGTTTACCAGGAACAGGTGATGCAGATCGCCCAGGAGCTCGCAGGCTATACCCTCGGCGGCGCGGACATGCTGCGCCGGGCCATGGGTAAGAAAAAGCCCGAAGAGATGGCCAAGCAGCGTGCCACCTTTGAGCAGGGAGCGAAAGAGCAGGGGGTAGACCCGGATCTGGCGATCAAGATCTTCGACCTGGTGGAAAAATTCGCCGGCTACGGTTTTAACAAATCCCACTCCGCCGCCTACGCCCTGGTGTCTTACCAGACCGCCTGGCTGAAGGCGCACTACCCGGCGCAGTTTATGGCCGCGACCATGTCTTCGGATATGGACAAGACCGATAAGGTGGTGACCTTTATCGAAGAGTGCCGGGCCATGAAGCTGGACCTGGTGCCGCCGGATGTAAACCTGGGTACCTATCAATTCTCAGTGGATGTGGATAACCGCATTATCTACGGTCTCGGTGCGATCAAGGGGCTGGGTGAAGGCCCCATCGACAATATTATTGCTGAGCGTGAACAGAATGGACCCTTTACCGATCTGTTCGATTTCTGTTCCCGTATCGACCCACGCAAGGTGAACAAGCGCGCGCTGGAGGCACTGGTGCGCTCCGGTGCCCTGGACAGCATCGGCCCGGATACTCACAGCGCGGACGGTCTGGATTATTCCCGCGCGGTGCTGTTTAACGCGCTGGATGAGGCGGTGAAGTCCGCCGAGCAGCAGAGCAAGAACGACAGCGCCGGTATGATGGATCTGTTTGGCGAGGTAGTACGCTCCGCATCCGACGGGGATGTGTACGAGGATTTCCGCAGCGCCCGTCCGTGGAGTATTCGCGAGCGCCTTGAAGGGGAGAAGAACACCCTTGGCCTGTATCTCACCGGGCACCCCATCGATGAGTATGAGGATGAGCTGAAACATCTGGTGAAGGCGCGCATCGCGGATCTGAAGCCGGGTCGGGAAAACCAGAAGGTGGCCGGCCTGTGTGTGGGCATGCGGGTGATGAAGACCAAGCGCGGCGATTCCATGGCGATTGTGACCCTGGATGACCGCAGTGCGCGGATCGAGGCGGCGGTGTTCAGCGAGGCATTTGGCGAGCACCGGGAAAAGCTGGTCAAGGACGCGCTGTTGGTGCTGGAGGGCTCTATCTCTCACGACGATTACAGTGGCGGTCTGAAGATGAGCGTGAACAGTGTGTCCACGCTGGATGACCTGCGCAGGGGCAGTGTGATCGGGGTGACCCTGAAGATCGACAGTGCCCAGGCGTTGCCGAAGATGGGGCAGCGTTTGAGTGCCTGCCTGCGTCCCTATGTGGGCGGCTCCTGTCCGGTGCTGGTGGAAGTGGAGCGTAGCGACGCTCGCGGCACATTCCGCCTAGCGGATGAGTGGAAAGTGGAGCCAAATGACCAGCTGATCCAGTCCCTGCGGGAGGTGATCGGCCGGGAGCGGGTACAGCTCAACTACAATCAACGGCAGTAA